In a genomic window of Pseudomonas oryzihabitans:
- a CDS encoding GNAT family N-acetyltransferase, with protein MNESLRVEHDEANHQFHLSVDGQRAYLAYMDLGKQTMDFYRTFVPDALRGRGLAARLTEHALNYAESRGYSVIPSCSYVEHYLERRGQVTPLV; from the coding sequence ATGAACGAATCCCTGCGCGTGGAACACGATGAAGCCAATCATCAATTCCACCTCTCCGTCGATGGGCAGCGCGCCTATCTCGCCTACATGGATCTGGGCAAGCAGACCATGGATTTCTACCGTACCTTCGTACCCGATGCCTTGCGTGGACGTGGCCTGGCCGCACGGCTGACCGAACACGCGCTGAACTATGCCGAGAGCCGCGGCTACAGCGTCATTCCCTCTTGCTCCTACGTGGAGCACTACCTGGAGCGCCGCGGACAGGTGACCCCGCTGGTCTGA